The following are encoded together in the Peromyscus leucopus breed LL Stock chromosome 1, UCI_PerLeu_2.1, whole genome shotgun sequence genome:
- the Ffar1 gene encoding LOW QUALITY PROTEIN: free fatty acid receptor 1 (The sequence of the model RefSeq protein was modified relative to this genomic sequence to represent the inferred CDS: inserted 1 base in 1 codon): MDGREVTDPSLQDRGRLSSGNFCLFLLHEQELQQRPAPTWPHGPAPQLSFALYVSAFALGFPLNLMAIRGSVAHARLRLTPSLVYTLHLGCSDLLLAITLPLKAVEALASGXWPLPLPFCPIFALVHFAPLYAGGGFLAALSAGRYLGAAFPFGYQAIRRPRYSWGVCVAIWALVLCHLGLVLGLEAPGGWLDNTTSSLGINTPVNGSPVCLEAWDPNSAGPARLSFSILLFFLPLGITAFCYVGCLRALVHSGLSHKRKLRAAWVAGGALLSLLLCLGPYNASNVASFINPDLGGSWRKLGLITGAWSVVLNPLVTGYLGAGPGRGTVCMARTQGGTIQK; encoded by the exons atggatggccgTGAGGTGACTGATCCG AGTCTACAGGATCGAGGCCGCCTCAGCTCTGGAAacttctgtctcttcctgttaCA TGAGCAGGAGCTGCAGCAGCGGCCAGCACCCACCTGGCCCCATGGCCCTGCCCCACAGCTCTCCTTCGCCCTCTACGTGTCCGCCTTCGCACTGGGCTTCCCACTGAACTTGATGGCCATCCGAGGCTCGGTGGCCCACGCGAGACTGCGCCTCAcccccagcctggtctacacgctCCACCTGGGTTGCTCTGACCTCCTCCTGGCCATCACTCTGCCCCTGAAGGCCGTGGAGGCCCTGGCTTCCG CCtggcccctgcccctccccttctgcCCAATCTTCGCTTTGGTCCACTTTGCTCCACTCTACGCAGGTGGAGGCTTCCTGGCTGCCCTCAGTGCTGGCCGCTACCTGGGGGCCGCCTTCCCGTTCGGGTACCAAGCCATTCGAAGGCCCCGCTATTCCTGGGGCGTGTGTGTGGCTATTTGGGCCCTTGTCCTCTGCCACCTGGGCCTGGTCCTTGGCTTAGAGGCCCCTGGAGGCTGGCTGGACAACACCACCAGTTCCCTGGGAATCAACACACCTGTGAATGGTTCCCCGGTCTGCCTGGAAGCATGGGATCCCAACTCTGCCGGCCCCGCccgcctcagtttctccatcctgCTCTTCTTTCTGCCCTTGGGCATCACTGCCTTCTGCTATGTGGGCTGCCTCCGGGCCCTGGTCCACTCAGGTCTGAGCCACAAGCGGAAGCTCAGGGCAGCTTGGGTGGCCGGAGGCGCCCTTCTCTCACTCCTGCTCTGCTTAGGCCCCTACAATGCCTCCAATGTGGCTAGCTTCATAAACCCGGACCTAGGAGGCTCCTGGAGGAAGCTGGGGCTCATCACAGGGGCCTGGAGTGTGGTGCTCAACCCATTGGTCACCGGCTACTTGGGAGCAGGTCCCGGCCGCGGGACAGTGTGTATGGCAAGGACCCAAGGAGGAACAATTCAGAAGTAG